The genomic segment TAGATAATGATTGGTCTAATAGTGAATTTAAAAATCGAGTTGAACTTTCAGAAAAGGAGGTAAAGCCGGGCGAGGAAGGGAATTTTAGCTTTTGGATAGAAACTCCAATAACTAAAATAACGACAGATGTGGATATTATTAAAAATGAAGAAACCGGCGAAGAGGAAAAAGATGTAAAGATGTATAAATGGGCTTATGAAAAATATACATTTACTCCAATTATTGCTGGTAAATGGCTTTCAGAAGTTAAAATACCACTTACGCTTAAGGTTGGAGATTTACCACCAAAAGAAGCTGATAAGTTACGATTTATAGATGAGAAGTTGGATAATTTTAACCTTAAAGATTTCAATGGTGAGAAAAATGTGTACATAAGGCTTTCAGATCAAACCGGGTTTTTAAGATATGGAGATAAGGCGTTCCATTCATACAAGGTAAGTTCCGGATCTTGGGACAAAAAAACACCTACAGGTGATCATAAGGTAGCTAACAAGCAAGAATTGAGGGTTGGTGGAAAATCACCCTATTATAGGATGCCATACTGGCTTGGCTTGAGTATCAATGGCGCACCGTTTATTGGATATGGACTACATGAAGTACCGTACCTTGGAGCTTCGAGAGAGACTAGTCAATTTTACAAAAATGGTCTTAAGTACGACCTTGGTAAAAATGTAAGTCATGGATGTGTACGTTCAGGCGACAAAGACGCTCCATTCTTATTTGAATTTGGAGAGATTGGTATGTCGGTATATGTACGCAACAAAGATGATGAGAAAATGTTTGCAACGATAGATCCG from the Candidatus Peregrinibacteria bacterium genome contains:
- a CDS encoding L,D-transpeptidase, producing the protein MEKKRLIQALVIIGLVALNVGTFGVLSGNFKDGQNAQLKRAWINEDIQPVAARSANIYSIESLQASMQLDSMELSVACDQVFDETTEFKAEFINTSMPKKYGEHEFIRIQAALKNVGETSWYGAEHPCSAEYKLMQLGNMDKPEEMHLLWNDFNFVDNDWSNSEFKNRVELSEKEVKPGEEGNFSFWIETPITKITTDVDIIKNEETGEEEKDVKMYKWAYEKYTFTPIIAGKWLSEVKIPLTLKVGDLPPKEADKLRFIDEKLDNFNLKDFNGEKNVYIRLSDQTGFLRYGDKAFHSYKVSSGSWDKKTPTGDHKVANKQELRVGGKSPYYRMPYWLGLSINGAPFIGYGLHEVPYLGASRETSQFYKNGLKYDLGKNVSHGCVRSGDKDAPFLFEFGEIGMSVYVRNKDDEKMFATIDPPKAS